From Achromobacter spanius, a single genomic window includes:
- a CDS encoding LysR substrate-binding domain-containing protein, whose amino-acid sequence MDLKQIEYFVRVAERRSFSRAAEMLDVAQPTLSRQVRLLELELGQHLLYRNGRGAEPTEAGLRFLEHARALLALAERAKEDLQTLRETPTGKVMIGLPPRIARVLTPPLVQAFRQNFPEASIAVAEGLSAQVREWLLAGRVDLALLYDPAPSPQLVYESLFREDLVLAAAAGHQPPLPARVPVARLGDYPLVLPSLPNAIRTLVESVCRAQGVRLKVAAEVDAVQTIVELAAQGDAYAILPRSAARGPAAEHELSLCAIGSPTITNNLVLASARHRPATRLAAATGELIRGLRLAELFAPGGPRAATPAASPPQKS is encoded by the coding sequence ATGGACCTTAAGCAGATCGAGTACTTCGTGCGCGTGGCCGAGCGCCGTAGTTTCTCGCGCGCGGCCGAAATGCTGGACGTCGCGCAGCCCACGCTCAGCCGCCAGGTGCGGCTGCTGGAACTGGAGCTGGGTCAGCACCTGCTCTACCGCAATGGGCGCGGCGCCGAGCCCACGGAAGCGGGCCTGCGATTCCTGGAACACGCCCGCGCCCTGTTGGCGTTGGCCGAGCGCGCCAAGGAAGATCTGCAGACGCTGCGCGAAACGCCCACCGGCAAGGTCATGATCGGCCTGCCGCCGCGCATCGCGCGCGTGCTCACGCCGCCGCTGGTGCAGGCATTCCGCCAGAACTTTCCGGAAGCGTCGATCGCGGTGGCCGAAGGGCTGAGCGCCCAGGTGCGCGAATGGCTGCTCGCCGGGCGGGTGGACCTGGCCTTGCTCTACGATCCGGCCCCGTCGCCGCAGTTGGTCTACGAGTCCCTGTTCCGCGAAGACCTGGTTCTGGCCGCCGCCGCGGGCCATCAGCCGCCCTTGCCCGCCCGCGTGCCGGTCGCGCGGCTGGGCGACTATCCGCTGGTGCTGCCCAGCCTGCCCAACGCCATCCGCACCCTTGTCGAAAGCGTCTGCCGCGCGCAGGGCGTGCGGCTCAAGGTCGCCGCCGAGGTCGACGCCGTGCAGACCATCGTCGAACTGGCGGCGCAGGGCGATGCCTATGCCATCCTGCCGCGCTCGGCGGCGCGCGGGCCGGCCGCCGAGCATGAACTGTCCCTGTGCGCCATCGGCTCGCCTACCATCACCAACAACCTGGTGCTGGCCAGCGCCCGCCACCGCCCGGCCACCCGGCTGGCCGCGGCCACGGGCGAGCTGATCCGAGGCCTGCGGCTTGCCGAGCTGTTCGCGCCGGGCGGCCCCCGCGCCGCAACCCCGGCGGCCAGCCCCCCTCAAAAGAGTTAA
- the argG gene encoding argininosuccinate synthase — protein sequence MTTILPNLPTGQKVGIAFSGGLDTSAALLWMRNNGAIPYAYTANLGQPDESDYDEIPRKALAYGAENARLIDCRAQLVAEGIAALQSGAFHISTAGITYFNTTPIGRAVTGTMLVAAMKEDNVNIWGDGSTFKGNDIERFYRYGLLTNPELKIYKPWLDQRFIDELGGRSEMSEYMRQAGFDYKMSAEKAYSTDSNLLGATHEAKDLEQLNSGIRIVKPIMGVAFWRDDVAVKAEEVTVRFEEGQPVALNGVEYADPVELLLEANRIGGRHGLGMSDQIENRIIEAKSRGIYEAPGLALLFIAYERLVTGIHNEDTIEQYRENGRKLGRLLYQGRWFDPQAIMLRETAQRWVARAITGEVTIELRRGNDYSLLNTVSSNLTYAPERLSMEKVENAPFTPADRIGQLTMRNLDIVDTREKLFTYVKTGLLASSGTSLPQLKDTTSKK from the coding sequence ATGACCACTATCCTCCCGAACCTGCCCACCGGCCAGAAAGTCGGCATCGCCTTTTCCGGCGGCCTGGACACCAGCGCGGCGCTCCTCTGGATGCGCAACAACGGCGCCATTCCCTACGCCTACACCGCCAACCTGGGCCAGCCCGACGAATCCGACTACGACGAGATTCCCCGCAAGGCCCTGGCCTACGGCGCCGAAAACGCCCGCCTGATCGACTGCCGCGCGCAGCTCGTGGCCGAAGGCATCGCCGCCCTGCAATCGGGCGCGTTCCACATCTCGACCGCCGGCATCACGTACTTCAACACGACGCCCATCGGCCGCGCCGTCACCGGCACGATGCTGGTCGCCGCCATGAAGGAAGACAACGTCAACATCTGGGGCGACGGCAGCACCTTCAAGGGCAACGACATCGAGCGTTTCTACCGCTACGGTCTGCTCACCAACCCGGAACTCAAGATCTACAAGCCCTGGCTCGACCAGCGCTTCATCGACGAGCTCGGCGGCCGTTCGGAAATGTCCGAATACATGCGCCAGGCCGGTTTCGACTACAAGATGTCGGCTGAAAAGGCCTACTCCACCGATTCCAACCTGCTCGGCGCCACGCACGAAGCCAAGGACCTGGAACAACTGAATTCCGGCATCCGCATCGTCAAGCCCATCATGGGCGTGGCGTTCTGGCGCGACGACGTCGCCGTCAAGGCCGAGGAAGTCACGGTGCGCTTCGAGGAAGGCCAGCCCGTCGCGCTGAACGGCGTCGAATACGCCGATCCCGTCGAACTGCTGCTCGAAGCCAACCGCATCGGCGGCCGTCACGGCCTGGGCATGAGCGACCAGATCGAAAACCGGATCATCGAAGCCAAGAGCCGCGGCATCTACGAAGCCCCGGGCCTGGCCCTGCTCTTCATCGCCTACGAGCGCCTGGTCACCGGCATTCACAACGAAGACACCATCGAGCAGTACCGCGAAAACGGCCGCAAGCTGGGCCGCCTGCTGTACCAGGGCCGCTGGTTCGACCCGCAAGCCATCATGCTGCGCGAAACCGCCCAGCGCTGGGTGGCCCGCGCCATCACCGGCGAAGTCACCATCGAACTGCGCCGCGGCAACGACTACTCGCTGCTGAACACCGTGTCGTCCAACCTCACGTACGCGCCCGAGCGCCTGTCCATGGAGAAGGTGGAAAACGCCCCCTTCACCCCGGCGGACCGCATCGGCCAGCTCACCATGCGCAACCTCGACATCGTCGACACGCGCGAAAAGCTGTTCACGTACGTCAAGACCGGCCTGCTGGCCTCCAGCGGCACGTCGCTGCCTCAACTGAAGGACACGACCTCGAAGAAGTAA
- a CDS encoding potassium transporter Kup — MSQGTVSAASLPPGHPGGAHAPSSRAALVLGALGVVYGDIGTSPLYTLRACLTGLSVHTDLEPAHLLGVLSILFWMLMVVVSLKYVMLVLRADNRGEGGTLALLELAVRAREGKLRWVLIVLGIFGAALFYGDSMITPAISVLSALEGIGIVSHTLDHWVVPIALVVLIALFAIQSHGTAAMGKLFGPVMFVWFATLAALGGWQIWQTPEVLAALNPMWGLRFIVEAPWVSFVLLGAVVLALTGAEALYADMGHFGRPAIRRAWFSMVLPALTLCYFGQGALLLRDPTAIRNPFFLMAPEWGLAPLVALATIATIVASQAVISGAYSVTRQAVQLGFWPRMQILHTSAIEKGQIYLPQVNALLLCAVLILVLWFRNSDNLAAAYGFAVTGTMFTTSVLAFAVLPRGSKGIKRMMWFLVLGLLLLLDVLLFSANVFKIHEGGWLPLVVAIVVFTLMMTWRRGRRLLSDMQQRDRQPLKEFMEQLEQYPPSRVPGTAIFMTMNSGNVPPALLHNLKHNKVLHDHVLFLSIQSADVPYIAPEERFEVNKLSATSWAAVVTYGFKEDPDVPEALRLIAEAYPELDLEPMRTSFFLSRQTVVAARKPALSRWRRAVFSFMARNSTRSTKFFKIPANRVVEMGMQVEL, encoded by the coding sequence ATGAGCCAAGGCACGGTCAGCGCTGCTTCTTTGCCCCCAGGCCACCCCGGCGGCGCACACGCGCCTTCATCGCGCGCGGCCCTTGTCCTGGGCGCCCTGGGCGTGGTGTACGGCGACATCGGCACCAGTCCGCTGTACACGCTGCGCGCCTGCCTGACCGGCCTGAGCGTGCACACCGACCTGGAGCCGGCCCATCTGCTGGGCGTGCTGTCCATCCTGTTCTGGATGCTGATGGTGGTGGTGTCCCTCAAATACGTGATGCTGGTGCTGCGCGCGGACAACCGTGGCGAGGGCGGCACGCTGGCGCTGCTTGAACTGGCGGTGCGCGCGCGCGAGGGCAAGCTGCGCTGGGTGCTGATCGTGCTGGGCATCTTCGGCGCGGCGCTGTTCTATGGCGACAGCATGATCACGCCGGCGATTTCCGTGCTGTCGGCGCTGGAAGGCATCGGGATCGTGTCGCACACGCTGGACCACTGGGTGGTGCCGATCGCGCTGGTCGTGCTGATCGCGTTGTTTGCGATCCAGTCGCATGGCACGGCCGCCATGGGCAAGCTGTTCGGACCGGTGATGTTCGTGTGGTTCGCCACGCTGGCCGCGCTGGGCGGCTGGCAGATCTGGCAGACCCCCGAGGTGCTGGCTGCGCTGAACCCGATGTGGGGGCTGCGCTTCATCGTCGAGGCGCCGTGGGTCAGCTTCGTGCTGCTTGGCGCGGTGGTGCTGGCACTGACCGGCGCCGAGGCGCTGTATGCCGACATGGGCCACTTTGGCCGCCCCGCGATCCGCCGCGCCTGGTTCAGCATGGTCCTGCCGGCGCTGACGCTGTGCTACTTCGGCCAGGGCGCGCTGCTGCTGCGCGACCCCACCGCGATCCGCAATCCGTTTTTCCTGATGGCGCCGGAATGGGGGCTCGCCCCGCTGGTCGCGCTGGCCACCATTGCCACCATCGTGGCGTCGCAGGCCGTGATTTCGGGCGCGTATTCGGTGACGCGCCAGGCGGTGCAGCTGGGCTTCTGGCCACGCATGCAGATCCTGCACACGTCCGCGATCGAGAAGGGTCAGATCTATCTGCCGCAGGTCAACGCGCTGCTGCTGTGCGCGGTGCTGATCCTGGTGCTGTGGTTCCGCAATTCCGACAACCTGGCCGCCGCGTACGGCTTTGCGGTGACGGGCACGATGTTCACGACCTCGGTGCTGGCGTTTGCGGTGCTGCCGCGCGGCAGCAAGGGCATCAAGCGCATGATGTGGTTCTTGGTGCTGGGCCTGTTGCTGCTGCTGGACGTGCTGCTGTTTTCGGCCAACGTCTTCAAGATCCATGAAGGCGGCTGGCTGCCGCTGGTGGTGGCGATCGTGGTGTTCACGCTGATGATGACGTGGCGGCGCGGCCGGCGCCTCTTGTCCGACATGCAGCAGCGCGACCGCCAGCCGCTCAAGGAATTCATGGAGCAGCTCGAGCAATATCCGCCGTCGCGCGTGCCGGGCACCGCCATCTTCATGACGATGAATTCCGGCAACGTGCCGCCGGCGCTGCTGCACAACCTGAAGCACAACAAGGTGCTGCACGACCACGTGCTGTTTCTGTCGATCCAGTCGGCTGACGTGCCGTACATTGCGCCGGAAGAACGCTTCGAGGTGAACAAGCTCAGCGCAACGAGCTGGGCGGCAGTCGTCACCTACGGCTTCAAGGAAGATCCGGATGTGCCGGAGGCGCTGCGCCTGATTGCCGAGGCCTATCCTGAGCTGGACCTGGAGCCGATGCGCACGTCGTTCTTCCTGTCGCGCCAGACGGTGGTGGCGGCCAGGAAGCCTGCCTTGTCGCGGTGGCGGCGTGCGGTGTTCTCGTTCATGGCGCGCAATTCGACCCGCAGCACCAAGTTCTTCAAGATCCCCGCGAACCGGGTCGTGGAGATGGGCATGCAGGTCGAGTTGTAG
- a CDS encoding amidohydrolase family protein → MPDCRPPLASPSRPRHALPPGACDAHCHVFGPGDVFPYAEGRSYTPPDASFANMAALHAHLGIERAVVVQANCHGSDHRALLDALARSNGRYRGVALLGADATVASVKALHEGGVRAARFNFVPHLGGAPEPAVFDHVVKLIAPLGWHLCLHVDGAMLPELLPRLLTLPVPFVVDHMGRLKAADGLNSPAMRALLGLADVREAWVKVSGIDRIAAGRRPFAEGIPFVRALVEAMPDRTLWGTDWPHPNVAGDMPDDGELVDTFFEACPDAGLRQRVLVDNPARLYGFQ, encoded by the coding sequence GTGCCCGATTGCCGTCCGCCGCTTGCCTCGCCCTCCCGTCCCCGCCATGCGCTGCCGCCGGGCGCGTGCGACGCGCACTGTCACGTCTTCGGACCCGGCGATGTGTTTCCGTATGCGGAAGGCCGGTCGTACACGCCGCCGGACGCGTCGTTCGCCAACATGGCGGCGCTGCATGCCCATCTGGGCATCGAGCGCGCCGTGGTGGTGCAGGCCAACTGCCACGGATCGGACCACCGCGCCTTGCTGGACGCGCTGGCGCGCAGCAATGGGCGCTATCGCGGCGTGGCGCTGCTGGGCGCGGACGCCACCGTTGCCAGCGTCAAGGCGCTGCATGAGGGCGGCGTGCGCGCCGCGCGTTTCAACTTCGTGCCGCATCTGGGCGGCGCGCCCGAGCCGGCCGTGTTCGACCATGTGGTCAAGCTGATCGCACCGCTGGGATGGCATCTGTGCCTGCACGTGGACGGCGCGATGCTGCCCGAATTGCTGCCGCGCCTGCTCACGCTGCCGGTGCCGTTCGTCGTGGACCACATGGGCAGGCTGAAGGCGGCCGATGGGCTGAATTCGCCCGCGATGCGCGCCTTGCTCGGTTTGGCAGACGTGCGCGAGGCCTGGGTGAAGGTCTCCGGCATCGACCGGATCGCCGCCGGCCGCCGCCCCTTTGCAGAAGGCATTCCCTTCGTGCGCGCGCTGGTGGAGGCCATGCCGGACCGCACCCTGTGGGGCACGGACTGGCCGCATCCGAATGTGGCGGGCGACATGCCGGACGACGGCGAATTGGTGGACACATTTTTCGAGGCCTGCCCGGATGCCGGACTACGCCAGCGCGTGCTGGTGGACAACCCGGCGCGGCTTTACGGATTTCAGTAG